From Gadus chalcogrammus isolate NIFS_2021 unplaced genomic scaffold, NIFS_Gcha_1.0 GACHA147, whole genome shotgun sequence:
AAAAGGTCTGTGGACACAAGTGAAGACCACGCTATTAGTTAGAGAGGCTAAAACGCTAATCACACATTGGCTGCCACAGATATTAAAGATTTACAGCAAACTCATACGTTGGTTGCATGATTGAGACTCTAAATGTGTCCATATTTTGGATACcctccctaaccctatccctaacacACCTCTCCTGTCTGAAGATACATGAGACCCCAGGACCATGCAGCGGTCAATCAAggtatctctcctctcctcagaaGGTCCTACTGACGTCGTTCACAACACACCTCCTGTCTGACGACACGTAAATGGTAAATGGCCAGCATTTATCCAGCACTTTTTTAAACCAGTGGagactcaaagcgctttacaacactgccttacattcacccattcattcattcacacattcacagaccgccacgcaaggtgacagcctgctcgtctggagcagttagcgtgaggcgtcttgctcagggacacctcgacactctagctaggaggagccggggatcgagctagcaaccttccggtgaccAGCCGACCCTCTCTACCGCCTGAGCCACGAGCTCCCTTATGAGGCCCGACCCAGGAGGGCCGAGCAGCACGGTCTGAACACGCTCCCCCGGAGGGCGCCACTCACCTAGCCAGTCGTTGAACTTCTTGACCTCGGAGGGAAGGCCGAGCTCGGTGAAGTCGCCGGCGTGGATGAACACGTCGCCGTACGGCATCTGGATGGCGTCGGTGCGGGAGTGTGTGTCGGAGATGCACACGAAGCGGGTGCACCCGGGCGGTTTGGGGGTGTCGTGGGCCATGGGGTCCAccctgagggtggggggggggggggggggggggggggacagagagacagagagagagagagggctgggtATCAGTGGGgtacagaagaggaggaggaggaggaggaggaggaggaggttggtagCACATGCGCAGAGATGCAGTAAAAAGACTTAAAGTCATGATGTAAATTATACTTAGTGTCCACGATATATACTCAGTATATTACAATATACTACAGAATACTGTGTGATcagttttttatagcgcttttcaaaaTACTCAATACGCTTTACAAATCAGAAAGGAATACgcacagacagtacagacactcaaacaaaagggaaagaaataaacaacaccacaacaataggcaacacattaagagagcgggagagagtggaagatggcAGAGGATGATTTATCaaatgttgtaggtggtcctgaagagataggTTTTAAGTTGACTTTTAAATGTAGTGCTGTGTAGTGCGGTAAACTCTGAGTGTATCGGGGTTTCggatggccagagggagggagctcCAGAGGGAATGTAGAATATTACAATATACTACAGTATACTCAGTATATTACAATCTACTACAGTATATTCAAATCGACTACAGTATACTCAGTACATTACAATCGACTACAGTTGACTCAGTATGTTGTGGGTACGTGCACCGTTTGAACAACGCATTCCATGCCTGCTGCGATTCAATTGGTTGGAATGAGacttgatgacatcatcacttCAACGAGTTGCGTGGGAGAAACGTCAAAACACGGAGTCGGTAAATCGCTGATCCCTGACGGCTGTACAGTCAAACCCCACGTGATGCTTTCTGCTGCTTCTCAAAAGGCAAATCAATAATCACTCAGATCAATCAATCACCGGAACATAGACCACCAGGGCTTTGCctgcagttggggggggggggggtgtggcacTGAACAGAATCGCTGATGGAGAAGTTCCACCTAAGCTGGAAGCAGACCAAGATGGTGTTTTTTCACCACACCTTAATCAGCGTGAAAAGGCTAAAAAGCAGTTAAAAGTGACGTTTAATTATGCTGAAAACGTTGAGATTTAAGGCACGATAAACGAGGAAACCACAACAACATCCATCTTGTGGCGTCATTTAGTGTGGGATTGTTCTTTGTACACCTGTTTCAGTCTGCGTGGAGAGGACTGtgttagagagggagggagagaaagagggagagacagagagagagagagagagagagagcgagagagagagagagagagagagagagtgagagcgagctagagaatgagagagcaagcgagagagagacagaaacaaagagagagagggagaatgcaAGGGTGCAATCAGACACAAAAAAtctgagagaaagaaagagaaaaggggaggacgagagagagagagagagagagatagagagagagagagagagagagagagagagacagagagagacagagacagagacagagagagagagagagagagagagagagagagagagagagagagtgatagagaaagAGCGAGTGTGCGCAAGAGaggcagacaaagacacagcAGAGCACAGACATGACAGAGTAAAAGTAGAGAACATGgtagagaggggtgtgtgtgtgtcctgtgggagccctgttggagtgtgtgttcaGCCCCTGGATCTCTGGGGGGTAAGAGGGGGCTGGTGAATACCGCTGGCCCACTTTAGGGCTCCTCCAGCAGGTAGAGTACACCCTGCACCGCCCTGGTGCCCCAtataccccctctctctgtcgccctctctgaaccacacacacacagacaggtaaacacacagacacacacgtatacacacacacacgcatgcacagacagataaacacacagacacacacatatacacgcacacacgcatgaacaaacagataaacacacagacacacacaaatacacgcacacacacacacacacacacacacacacacacacacacacacacacacacacacacacacacacacagacacacagtaaaacacacatacacaaacacacacacatttatacatgcaaataacactcacacaggtataatcacacacacgtacacacacgcacagacacacacatataaacgcacacacacacacagacaaacacacacactcacacacgcacaagccacgcaaacacacacacagagacatacacaccgATATTaaggcacacacccacacatataaacacatacacagacacaaacacacacatataatgaCATACATATGCAaagatatttaaataaataaacacaaacacaccacacacgccacacacacacacacacacacacacacacacacacacacacacacacacacacacacacacacacacacacacacttaaagataGAGTGTGGTATAGACAGAATGAATATATAAAGTATGTTATTTTAGGTGAATTCAGTTCTATTAGACGTAAAGTGAAGCATAAAACCCCCCTAATCCCAGTgatagggtcaggggtcatcttgTCATCTTGATATTAAAAGGCAGCTTCCCCTTCTACAGTTGTATACACCACTATCTCCCCCAATTCATGAAACCTCAGATCTGATCATGAAGGAAACATtgttctttattatttaaattccACATTTTTTAATGCAAGGTAATATTTTGTCTCTTCTCACATTCAATTTCAAGCTTTATGATCATGCTCTGATAATCGTTTCTACGATGAGAGCATGAACACATCATTGTGGAAGGACATGGACCACCTGTAGACTGGGTCTACTGGTGATACAACACTGGGTGTGACTGGGATTTAAAACACCACCCTGACATATGTGATTTATCCACTGATAATATCTAGGATAACCTTTACTATTAATTGGTACGTTAAATTAAAGTTCTCGTTCAATTTCGATCCAAAATCGACAAATAGGCAATTAAGTTTATAATTTTATATCACATTAtcatatttatttctttatatttattttattttgtcaatGGTATATTTTTTACGTCTGTAAAAAAATgaggaaaatataaaaatgttgaTAACCACGTATAAGTGATATCCTGGTAATAAAGTGAGTGACATTTTTCATAATCAAATATAGTGTTGACCTTTCTAGAATtgtaaaggtcccatattatcccaccaggtgtgtgtgattagccgttacaagctgttttgataatctgcctcttctgacatcacaagtgggcgtgtccacctagatgcgtgacggacagatgagcaacgtttgctacagtccactgggtaggctggcagacacatctaggtggacacctctgccacttgtgatgtcagaagaggcggattttcaaaacggctagtTACGGCTAATCCCACCCTGGTCGGTATAACACGTCACCTTTAAGTCGGGATCGTCGTGGCAACACGGGCGGGACTCTTCGTCCGTCTACTCACATGTGGACGTGCGGCGGCTGGAAGCGGCCCTGGTTGATGTTGTAGAAGGTGAAGGCCTGCGTGGGGTTGGTGCTGTACTCGTCCACCTCCACCGCGGTGGCGGTCGACGCCCCCCCGGCGCC
This genomic window contains:
- the LOC130379010 gene encoding metallophosphoesterase domain-containing protein 1-like; the protein is MAFTLSEIMAARRQQQQQQSQQTQRGGAGGRGGAGGASTATAVEVDEYSTNPTQAFTFYNINQGRFQPPHVHMVDPMAHDTPKPPGCTRFVCISDTHSRTDAIQMPYGDVFIHAGDFTELGLPSEVKKFNDWL